In a single window of the Callithrix jacchus isolate 240 chromosome 1, calJac240_pri, whole genome shotgun sequence genome:
- the LOC118145676 gene encoding uncharacterized protein LOC118145676 encodes MDGSAGGIIGTKGLDGFAAQHSGQGAADDSHAGGQEGEFPAASTGQRTPPELGQAAGWECGPCCSGPGDVDGALHGAPEATSRGCDEPLNAPGATSPGCDAALNTPGATSPGCNAALNALCTGVFASLLKQKADSGSRHSLPKHPEPGTGQLSPETPRTRHWTGLPKPPEPGTGQVSPNPQNPALDSSPQTPRTRHWTALPKHPEPGTGQLSPNPQNPALDRSPQTPRTRHWTALPKPPEPGTGQLSPNTQNPALDSSPQKPPEPGTGQLSPETPRTRHWTALPRNPQNPALDSSPQKPPEPGTGQLSPETPRTRHWTALPRNPQNPALDSSPQKPPEPGTGQLSPNTQNPALDSSPQKPPEPGTGQLSPETPRTRHWTALPRNPQNPLSTETPRTRHWTGLHRNTQNPELDRSPQKPPEPGTGQFSPETPRTRYWTALHRNTRYPALDSSPQTPRTRHWTVLPRNPQNPVLDSSPQKHPVPGTGQLSPNPQNPALDSSPKHLGPGTGQLSPNTRDLALDSSPQKPRTPHWTALHRNTRNSALNRSPQKHPEPGTGQLSTETPGTWHWTALPKHPGLHRNTRNLALDSSPQKHPGPGTGQLSPNTRDPALDSSSQTPRTRHWTALHRNTRNSALNRSPQKHPEPGTGQLSTETPGTRHWTALPKHPGPGTGQLSQTPGTRHWTALHRNTRNPALDSSPQTPGTRHWTALHRNTRNPALDSSPQTPGTRHWTALPKHLGPSTGQLSTETPGTQHWTALPKHPGPGTGQLFPNTWVPALDSSSQTPGTQHWTALPKHPGPGTGQLFPNTWVPALDSSPQKHPEPSTGQLSPNTRDPALDSSSQTPGSQHWTALPKHPGPGTGQLSPNTRDPALDSSSQTPGSQHWTALPKHLGPSTGQLSTETPGTQHWTALPKHPGPGTGQLFPNTWVPALDSSPQKHPEPSTGQLSPNTRDPALDSSSQTPGSQHWTALPKHPGPGTGQLSPNTRDPALDSSPQTPGTRHWTALPKHLGPSTGQLSTETPGTWHWTALPKHLGPGTGQLFPNTWVPALDSSPQKHPEPGTEQLSTETPGTRHWTALHRNTRDLALDSSPQKHPGPGTGQLSTETPRSRHWTALPKHPGPGTGQLFPNTWVPALDSSPQKHPGPSTGQLSPQTPGTAVEHMQVTLSYKEPPAVHGGNNGPQVSVPPNGGPQDLHVQLALGSGFSSAPRTPKDPIFKAPGPPRATGHVAFANLLEPG; translated from the exons ATGGACGGTTCCGCAGGCGGAATCATAGGCACTAAAGGGCTGGACGGGTTCGCAGCTCAGCACTCGGGACAGGGCGCAGCAGATGACAGCCATGCAGGTGGGCAAGAGGGTGAGTTTCCAGCTGCCAGCACTGGCCAGAGGACACCCCCAGAGCTGGGGCAGGCTGCAGGCTGGGAGTGTGGGCcgtgctgctctggccctggcgATGTGGATGGTGCCCTCCATGGAGCTCCAGAAGCCACATCCCGAGGCTGCGACGAACCTTTGAATGCACCAGGAGCCACATCCCCAGGCTGCGACGCAGCTTTGAATACACCAGGAGCCACATCCCCAGGCTGCAACGCAGCTTTGAATGCACTGTGCACCGGGGTCTTTGCAAGCTTACTGAAACAAAAGGCAGATTCTGGAAGCCGGCACT ctctcccCAAACACCCAGAAcccggcactggacagctctcccCAGAAACCCCCAGAACCCGGCACTGGACAGGTCTCCCCAAACCCCCAGAACCCGGCACTGGACAGGTCTCCCCAAACCCCCAGAAcccggcactggacagctctcccCAAACACCCAGAAcccggcactggacagctctcccCAAACACCCAGAAcccggcactggacagctctcccCAAACCCCCAGAACCCGGCACTGGACAGGTCTCCCCAAACCCCCAGAAcccggcactggacagctctcccCAAACCCCCAGAAcccggcactggacagctctcccCAAACACCCAGAAcccggcactggacagctctcccCAGAAACCCCCAGAAcccggcactggacagctctcccCAGAAACCCCCAGAAcccggcactggacagctctcccCAGAAACCCCCAGAAcccggcactggacagctctcccCAGAAACCCCCAGAAcccggcactggacagctctcccCAGAAACCCCCAGAAcccggcactggacagctctcccCAGAAACCCCCAGAAcccggcactggacagctctcccCAGAAACCCCCAGAAcccggcactggacagctctcccCAAACACCCAGAAcccggcactggacagctctcccCAGAAACCCCCAGAAcccggcactggacagctctcccCAGAAACCCCCAGAAcccggcactggacagctctcccCAGAAACCCCCAGAAcccg ctctccacagaaacccCCAGAACCCGGCACTGGACAGGTctccacagaaacacccagaaccCGGAACTGGACAGGTCTCCCCAGAAACCCCCAGAACCCGGCACTGGACAGTTCTCCCCAGAAACCCCCAGAACCCGGTACTGGACAGCTCTCCACAGAAACACCCGGTACCCAGCACTGGACAGCTCTCCCCAAACACCCAGAACCCGGCACTGGACAGTTCTCCCCAGAAACCCCCAGAACCCGGTACTGGACAGCTCTCCACAGAAACACCCGGTAcccggcactggacagctctcccCAAACCCCCAGAAcccggcactggacagctctcccAAACACCTGGGAcccggcactggacagctctcccCAAACACCCGGGACCTggcactggacagctctcccCAAAAACCCAG AACCCCGCACTGGACAGCTCTCCACAGAAACACCCGGAACTCGGCACTGAACAGGTCTCCACAGAAACACCCGGAACCTggcactggacagctctccaCAGAAACACCCGGGACCTggcactggacagctctcccCAAACACCCAG GTCTCCACAGAAACACCCGGAACCTggcactggacagctctccaCAGAAACACCCGGGACCTggcactggacagctctcccCAAACACCCGGGAcccggcactggacagctctTCCCAAACACCCAGAAcccggcactggacagctctccaCAGAAACACCCGGAACTCGGCACTGAACAGGTCTCCACAGAAACACCCGGAACCTggcactggacagctctccaCAGAAACACCTGGGAcccggcactggacagctctcccCAAACACCCGGGACCTggcactggacagctctcccAAACACCTGGGAcccggcactggacagctctccaCAGAAACACCCGGAACCCAGCACTGGACAGCTCTCCCCAAACACCCGGGAcccggcactggacagctctccaCAGAAACACCCGGAACCCAGCACTGGACAGCTCTCCCCAAACACCCGGGAcccggcactggacagctctTCCCAAACACCTGGGTCCCAGCACTGGACAGCTCTCCACAGAAACACCCGGAACCCAGCACTGGACAGCTCTCCCCAAACACCCGGGAcccggcactggacagctctTCCCAAACACCTGGGTCCCAGCACTGGACAGCTCTTCCCAAACACCCGGGACCCAGCACTGGACAGCTCTCCCCAAACACCCGGGAcccggcactggacagctctTCCCAAACACCTGGGTCCCAGCACTGGACAGCTCTCCACAGAAACACCCGGAACCCAGCACTGGACAGCTCTCCCCAAACACCCGGGAcccggcactggacagctctTCCCAAACACCTGGGTCCCAGCACTGGACAGCTCTTCCCAAACACCCGGGAcccggcactggacagctctcccCAAACACCCGGGAcccggcactggacagctctTCCCAAACACCTGGGTCCCAGCACTGGACAGCTCTTCCCAAACACCTGGGTCCCAGCACTGGACAGCTCTCCACAGAAACACCCGGAACCCAGCACTGGACAGCTCTCCCCAAACACCCGGGAcccggcactggacagctctTCCCAAACACCTGGGTCCCAGCACTGGACAGCTCTCCACAGAAACACCCGGAACCCAGCACTGGACAGCTCTCCCCAAACACCCGGGAcccggcactggacagctctTCCCAAACACCTGGGTCCCAGCACTGGACAGCTCTTCCCAAACACCCGGGAcccggcactggacagctctcccCAAACACCCGGGAcccggcactggacagctctcccCAAACACCCGGGAcccggcactggacagctctTCCCAAACACCTGGGTCCCAGCACTGGACAGCTCTCCACAGAAACACCCGGGACCTggcactggacagctctcccCAAACACCTGGGAcccggcactggacagctctTCCCAAACACCTGGGTCCCAGCACTGGACAGCTCTCCACAGAAACACCCGGAACCCGGAACTGAACAACTCTCCACAGAAACACCCGGAACTcggcactggacagctctccaCAGAAACACCCGGGACCTggcactggacagctctccacagaaacacccgggacccggcactggacagctctccacagaaacacccaggtcccggcactggacagctctcccCAAACACCCGGGAcccggcactggacagctctTCCCAAACACCTGGGTCCCAGCACTGGACAGCTCTCCACAGAAACACCCAGGACCCAGCACTGGACAGCTCTCCCCACAGACACCTGGAACAGCTGTGGAGCACATGCAG GTCACCCTCAGCTACAAAGAGCCCCCTGCTGTGCATGGAGGAAACAAC GGGCCCCAGGTGTCTGTGCCACCAAATGGGGGTCCCCAGGATCTCCATGTGCAGCTGGCTCTAGGGTCAGGCTTCTCCTCAGCACCCAGGACCCCCAAGGACCCCATCTTCAAGGCTCCTGGCCCACCCAGGGCCACTGGACATGTGGCCTTTGCCAACTTGCTAGAACCTGGGTGA